Proteins encoded together in one Quercus lobata isolate SW786 chromosome 3, ValleyOak3.0 Primary Assembly, whole genome shotgun sequence window:
- the LOC115981751 gene encoding chitinase-like protein 1 — translation MEYKCCALLTTALILVMLVNCNALRCAGSSYSRGCCVKGAITEGEKLCALCNTLKSPDCCVEGAITDYFQINQFEKMFSNRDSLEVESHENKAFWDYQSFITASAYFQPYGFGTTYINRKFTGTKEVAAFLAHVATKTSCEYNMTTREPSASSLCYYKKTNSNSYYCDEQYKNTYPCASGIAYYSRGALPIYWNYNYGEAGKELDVDLLNHPEYIEQNATLAFQVAIWRWMMPIKEHQPSAHEVIIDYWKPNKNDTLGKRVSGFGATMNILYGDLVCGQSDNESMNNIIANYLYYLDLMGVNREETGPNEVLSCAKQVVFNPYSSSSP, via the exons ATGGAGTATAAGTGCTGTGCACTCTTGACAACGGCATTGATATTAGTGATGCTTGTGAATTGTAACGCCTTACGTTGTGCAGGGAGTTCTTATTCAAGAGGATGCTGTGTCAAGGGGGCCATTACTGAAGGAGAAAAACTATGTGCTTTGTGCAACACACTTAAATCACCAGATTGCTGTGTCGAGGGGGCCATTACTGACTACTTCCAGATCAACCAGTTTGAGAAGATGTTCTCAAACCGTGACTCCCTTGAGGTTGAGAGCCATGAAAATAAGGCATTCTGGGACTACCAGTCTTTTATCACTGCCTCTGCTTACTTCCAGCCCTATGGCTTTGGTACTACCTACATCAACCGGAAATTCACGGGAACCAAAGAAGTTGCAGCTTTTCTTGCCCATGTTGCCACCAAAACCTCCT GTGAATATAACATGACCACTAGGGAACCATCAGCTTCAAGTTTATGCTATTACAAGAAAACGAATTCCAACTCATATTATTGTGATGAGCAGTACAAAAACACTTATCCATGCGCTTCTGGAATTGCATACTACAGTCGGGGTGCTCTACCAATTTATTG GAACTACAATTACGGAGAAGCCGGTAAAGAATTGGATGTGGATTTGTTGAACCATCCGGAATATATTGAACAAAATGCCACCCTAGCTTTCCAAGTTGCAATTTGGAGATGGATGATGCCAATCAAGGAGCACCAACCTTCAGCACACGAAGTCATTATCGACTATTGGAAACCCAACAAGAATGACACGTTGGGCAAGCGAGTTTCAGGTTTTGGTGCTACCATGAATATACTCTACGGAGATCTGGTTTGCGGTCAAAGCGATAATGAGTCCATGAACAACATCATAGCTAATTACCTATATTACCTTGATCTTATGGGTGTTAACCGAGAAGAAACAGGGCCTAATGAAGTGCTTAGTTGTGCTAAGCAGGTTGTTTTTAATCCATATTCTTCCTCATCTCCTTGA